The Pseudorasbora parva isolate DD20220531a chromosome 25, ASM2467924v1, whole genome shotgun sequence genome segment CATTGAAGTTCAAGGAGGAAACAACTGCCTGAAGGACAATGAGCATGCGGTACGGATGGTCCTGGCCATGATCGTCGCCTTCTTCATCTGCTGGCTGCCGTACACCGTCCTCTCTGTGGTTGTGGTTGTGAATCCAGAGATCTACATCCCGCCTCTGGTCGCCACTATGCCAATGTACTTCGCCAAAACCAGCCCGGTCTACAATCCCATCATCTACTTCCTTACTAACAAACAGGTCTGTTTCATCTTCTTTGACAGAATGCATTATTGATTTATCAATGCACACTGTGCTATGAAGCGCCCCAGTCATTCTCTGAAATATTTGTCCAGTTCCGAGAGTCCTCTCTGGAAGTCCTGTCCTGTGGTCGATACATCCCTCGTGACACTGCTGGTGTAATGATGTGCTCAATGCAGAGGAGCCAAAGCAGGGTTATTCCAGTCTGATCTGAGGTCTGTCAATATGAATCATTGTGTATTACTGTTTACTAAGGGATATATTGTACAAGTTTGTGGTCACAAATCgctacttttattcagcaaggatgcatagTATGGAAGTGTCAAGTAtgacagtttccacaaaaaaatattaagcagcacaactggtTTCAAAATTTACGATAATAAGaattgtttcttgagcattattaaatcatcatatcagaatgaaattctgaaggatcatgtgacactgacgaCTGGAgagtaatgatgttgaaaattcagctttgcataaattaggctacattttttttttattaattaaaatagaaaactgtaAACTTCAATTGTTCATGCTAATTTCTGCTCCATTAtagttaattatttttaaatacactaaaaacacttttaaaatgtaataaaaatgtgcaaacaaaaaaataatcattttataacataaaaataagaattaatGTTGATGCATCCCTTATATAGGCCTATTTCACTTAAAATATATAggaaaagcacatttaaaaaataaataaataataataattgcccATTTTCTGTGCATATACCAAAATTATTCTAACATGTAGCTATAGCAACAACCTGACAAGGTTAAAAGTGAGAATCTTAATCCCTGATTTAGACCTTTGCCAAATTAATCTGCTCAAAAAAAGATTACTGATGTGATCGCCATGACAACAAGAGCATAAACTACTGTCTTAATCAAAGATCAGTGCTAATTATGACTATTAATAACCactcactttaaaaaaaaaagaaggtttAACCCAGTTCAAATGTTTATACCttagaaaacaacaaaaaaatagcaaaaataaatgggaaaatatttaaattcacCCTTGTGCTGTAATTGGCGTTGTTCGGGTCTCGAGATGACATCTTGGAACTAGCAAATTgcctaaaataaaaaagcatccCTGGTGACCATCAACCCTGCAGGGTGTTAATTGAAAAACGCAAACAAATGGAGGAGAACCATGGTAATGATGAGCTACTAGAGTCAGACTCTCAAAAAGCAGGAGACAAGAGATGGAGTAACTAAAAGATGCAACTTTATTCATAGAAATCgatatgacattttaaaaagacATGGAGTTAGCCGTTATTTGACTGGAGATGAGAAGTAATTTCACCGCTGGACAAGTGAACAACACATGGCAAGACACTATAGAAGTTGCATTTGCAGCAGTCAATTGTCTAGTTTTGCTGGTCACTTTACACGTAGGAATTCTTGCAAACTTGTTCGTGGCGTGGGCCGTGCGCCACCAGAAGTCGCTCCAGACGTCCAACAACGCTCTCCTGGTGAATCTAGCCGTCATTGACCTCCTGCGATGCGTTATTGATTGCCCGTTGCTGCTCAGCATCGTTTTGAGCGCGCGTGACCTCGGACTGCTTTTCTGCAGCGCGCAGATCGCGTCGTTTTCTCTCATCTGTTGCGTGCAGTTGCTCACGCTGGCGTGCATCAGTGCCGAGCGATACCAAGCCATTGCGCATCCGTTTAGTACCGAGCGCAAAAAACGGATAACGGTGTGGATTCTCTTGACCTGGCTGGCTCCTATCTCCATATCGGTCATTTGCGTGATATTTGCGAAAGACTCGCCGGTCTACATAAGATGCAGAGGCTTGCGGAAAGAGACCTTAGACTCTTACGACACGTTTGGACTTTATATTTTGACCCCCGTCTGGTGCGTTTGTTTGACGGTCATCGTTGGATTCTACGGCCGCATTTTCCTTTTAGTAAAAGCGCACGGTCGGAAAATATTCGATAAGGGTTCGCTTCCACCACCAGAGAAGAAAGAGgacaaaaagcaaaaacatATGGAAACAAAGAATAGTATTAAAAGTGATACAGAAAATCCACAGACAATCAATACTAATTACATTAAACTCATTAAAAAAGAGCCGTCTGGAGAAAATAATCCACTGGATTTAAATGCAACAGCTGTGACTAACTTGAATAAACATGACCCAGAGATTTTGACAGAAAA includes the following:
- the LOC137064856 gene encoding dopamine D2-like receptor, with translation MRSNFTAGQVNNTWQDTIEVAFAAVNCLVLLVTLHVGILANLFVAWAVRHQKSLQTSNNALLVNLAVIDLLRCVIDCPLLLSIVLSARDLGLLFCSAQIASFSLICCVQLLTLACISAERYQAIAHPFSTERKKRITVWILLTWLAPISISVICVIFAKDSPVYIRCRGLRKETLDSYDTFGLYILTPVWCVCLTVIVGFYGRIFLLVKAHGRKIFDKGSLPPPEKKEDKKQKHMETKNSIKSDTENPQTINTNYIKLIKKEPSGENNPLDLNATAVTNLNKHDPEILTEKSINELSNETPEVLKGIVETNDHQNTTSSLDTSPSANEEVGAVESSTNQVTDGEVSLGSTNGEGGEEDPTSETSPSAYEDAAVKSSTNQVTNGEVSGGTTNGEGGEEDPTSKTSPSANEDAGTVESSTPQDTETSPASGNGEDAEEQSAPQETAAEASPALTGETTAAPQQQEEEEEVAGAVCMMPSLAQRERGNAKKESKLAKRSGYIIFTFLIFWIPLIATVVLNHFFYQDGNRRVS